The Rattus rattus isolate New Zealand chromosome 1, Rrattus_CSIRO_v1, whole genome shotgun sequence genome includes a region encoding these proteins:
- the Slc25a33 gene encoding solute carrier family 25 member 33, whose translation MATDTQQKENTLLHLFAGGCGGTVGAIFTCPLEVIKTRLQSSRLALRTVYYPQVHLGTISGAGMVRPTSVTPGLLQVLKSILEKEGPKSLFRGLGPNLVGVAPSRAVYFACYSKAKEQFNGIFVPDSNTVHIFSAGSAAFVTNTLMNPIWMVKTRMQLERKVRGCKQMNTLQCARHVYQTEGIRGFYRGLTASYAGISETIICFALYESLKKCLKEAPIVSSTDGTEKSSSNFFGLMAAAAVSKGCASCIAYPHEVIRTRLREEGSKYTSFMQTARLVFREEGYLAFYRGLFAQLIRQIPNTAIVLSTYEFIVYLLGERA comes from the exons GTGTGGAGGTACAGTTGGTGCTATTTTCACATGTCCACTAGAAGTCATTAAGACGAGACTGCAGTCTTCGAGACTAGCTCTTCGGACGGTGTATTATCCTCAGGTTCATCTGGGGACCATTAGTGGAGCTGGAATGGTGAGACCAACGTCTGTGACGCCTGGACTCCTACAGGTTCTGAA ATCGATCCTGGAAAAGGAGGGACCAAAGTCACTCTTTAGAGGCTTGGGTCCAAACTTGGTTGGAGTTGCGCCATCCAG GGCTGTGTACTTTGCGTGCTACTCCAAAGCCAAAGAGCAGTTCAATGGCATCTTCGTGCCTGATAGCAACACTGTGCACATTTTCTCAGCTGGCTCTGCAG CTTTTGTCACAAATACCTTAATGAATCCTATTTGGATGGTTAAAACGAGGATGCAGCTAGAACGAAA GGTGAGAGGCTGCAAGCAGATGAATACCCTCCAGTGCGCTCGGCACGTGTACCAGACGGAAGGCATCCGTGGCTTCTACAGAGGGCTGACCGCCTCCTATGCTGGCATCTCAGAGACGATCATCTGCTTTGCTCTCTATGAGAGCTTAAAGAAGTGCTTGAAAGAAGCCCCGATAGTCTCCTCCACGGACGGGACGGAGAAAAGTTCCTCCAACTTCTTTGGACTGATGGCAGCTGCTGCTGTTTCTAAGGGGTGCGCCTCCTGCATTGCTTACCCGCACG AAGTCATCAGGACACGGCTCCGGGAAGAAGGCAGCAAGTACACGTCATTCATGCAGACAGCGCGCCTGGTATTCCGGGAGGAAGGCTATCTCGCCTTCTACCGAGGACTTTTTGCTCAGCTCATCCGGCAGATCCCCAATACTGCCATTGTCCTGTCCACCTACGAGTTCATCGTGTACCTGCTGGGAGAGCGCGCTTAG